A single window of Vibrio sp. SCSIO 43137 DNA harbors:
- a CDS encoding DUF294 nucleotidyltransferase-like domain-containing protein, which translates to MDAELLEIQSFLIQHPPFNELPEDAISLIARNIEISYFREDTPIVHLGDHIHDLYMIRTGVVEVYRRKGELYNRIGEGALFGQMGLLTNNKVRFPAKAIEDTLLYCIPEKVFQELYDSHETFADFVEVEDTVRLRQTVSSNNDANDLTTSKLTTLITRDPVIVAKNLSIQDAAKKMADEAVSSLLVYDPDIDEEEEDTSSIIGIITDRDLCTRVIAEGLDPAGDISEVMTHEVIILDHNAYVYEAMLTMLRYNVHHLPVLKNRKPVGIVESTDIVRYESQNSLLLVSSIFLQSTIEELAALSEQVKDSFVRLVNEDANAHMVGTAMSVIGRSFKQRIIELAEQELGKPPVPYCFLALGSMARDEQLIVTDQDNAIILDDNYIERIHGDYFEKLAKFVCDALDQCGYNYCTGDIMATNPEWRMTRSEWEQCFADWIDNPNPKALLNSSIFFDLDGIYGKLKWAEQLNSFILRRARKNNRFLACLARNALNRTPPLGFFQSFVMEKDGQHKNSINLKRRGTAPLADLIRVHALAVGSRSQNSFERLDDIADAGILPKGRAQDLRDAMEFISMVRIRHQAIDIESEIEPDNNIEPDNISDFDRRNLKDAFQILSNAQNFLKFRYQASNKFN; encoded by the coding sequence ATGGACGCAGAGTTACTAGAGATCCAGAGTTTTTTAATCCAGCACCCTCCCTTTAACGAACTTCCTGAGGATGCTATCTCGTTAATCGCCAGAAATATTGAGATCTCCTATTTTCGTGAAGATACGCCTATCGTTCATCTTGGTGACCATATCCACGATCTCTATATGATACGAACCGGAGTGGTTGAAGTTTACCGCCGTAAAGGTGAGCTCTATAACCGCATAGGTGAAGGTGCACTGTTTGGTCAGATGGGTTTACTGACCAATAATAAAGTACGTTTTCCGGCAAAAGCCATTGAAGACACCCTGCTCTACTGTATCCCCGAAAAAGTATTTCAGGAACTTTACGATAGTCACGAAACCTTCGCCGATTTTGTTGAGGTTGAAGATACTGTCCGCCTCAGACAAACCGTATCCAGCAATAACGACGCTAACGATCTGACAACCTCAAAGCTCACTACCCTGATAACCCGTGATCCTGTTATTGTGGCCAAAAATCTCTCTATTCAGGACGCGGCTAAAAAGATGGCTGATGAAGCCGTCTCCTCTCTGTTGGTTTACGATCCCGATATCGATGAAGAGGAAGAAGACACTTCATCAATAATCGGCATTATCACTGACCGGGATTTATGTACCCGCGTTATTGCTGAAGGGCTCGACCCTGCCGGAGATATATCTGAGGTAATGACCCACGAAGTGATTATCCTTGATCACAACGCTTACGTTTATGAGGCAATGTTGACCATGCTTCGTTATAACGTGCACCATCTTCCGGTTTTAAAGAACCGAAAACCCGTCGGCATTGTTGAGTCTACTGATATTGTCCGCTACGAATCGCAAAACTCGCTGTTGCTGGTGAGCAGTATCTTTTTGCAGTCTACCATTGAAGAACTGGCAGCCCTTTCCGAGCAGGTTAAAGACAGTTTTGTCCGGCTGGTTAATGAAGACGCGAATGCCCATATGGTAGGTACCGCAATGTCAGTAATAGGCCGCAGCTTTAAACAGCGGATTATTGAGCTGGCTGAACAGGAGCTGGGTAAACCGCCTGTCCCTTACTGTTTTCTTGCGCTGGGCTCCATGGCGAGAGATGAACAGCTTATTGTAACCGATCAGGACAACGCCATTATCCTCGATGACAACTATATCGAAAGGATACACGGCGACTACTTTGAAAAGCTGGCTAAGTTTGTCTGTGATGCTCTCGACCAGTGCGGTTACAACTACTGCACCGGCGATATTATGGCAACCAATCCGGAATGGCGTATGACCCGTTCAGAATGGGAACAGTGCTTTGCCGACTGGATAGATAATCCAAACCCTAAAGCCCTGCTTAACAGCTCAATTTTCTTCGATCTGGACGGTATTTACGGCAAGCTTAAATGGGCTGAGCAGTTAAACAGTTTTATTCTGCGCAGGGCGCGTAAAAACAATCGCTTCCTTGCCTGTCTGGCGCGTAATGCCCTCAACAGAACACCGCCGTTAGGTTTTTTCCAGAGCTTTGTAATGGAGAAAGACGGCCAGCACAAAAACTCCATTAACCTTAAAAGACGTGGTACTGCACCACTTGCTGACTTGATTCGTGTACACGCACTGGCTGTTGGCTCCCGCTCGCAAAACTCTTTTGAACGGCTGGATGACATTGCCGACGCCGGCATTTTACCGAAAGGACGGGCTCAGGACTTACGTGACGCTATGGAGTTTATCTCCATGGTGCGTATACGCCATCAGGCGATCGATATAGAGAGCGAAATAGAGCCCGATAACAATATCGAGCCGGACAATATTTCTGACTTCGACAGACGCAACCTGAAGGACGCTTTCCAGATTCTGAGTAATGCGCAAAACTTCCTTAAGTTCCGTTACCAGGCAAGTAATAAGTTCAATTAA
- a CDS encoding GNAT family N-acetyltransferase, whose product MITIRKAKFKDYARLMEIRVANEQRDFVSDFNTLFEHRTPDHEFYVINDGKEIFGFFMLDKSYARQYTFARAKELGLRNLVVDQQHQRKGYAKQALNRLFPYLYGAYPDFDTLGLTVNKKNQAAHDLYLKAGFSDTDTIYHGGDAGPQHVLRKPIP is encoded by the coding sequence ATGATTACAATTCGAAAAGCGAAATTTAAAGACTATGCAAGATTGATGGAAATCCGTGTAGCTAATGAGCAACGGGATTTCGTTTCTGACTTTAATACCCTGTTTGAACACAGAACACCCGATCATGAGTTTTATGTGATTAATGACGGAAAAGAGATTTTCGGCTTCTTTATGCTGGATAAATCCTATGCCCGTCAATACACATTTGCCCGCGCCAAAGAGCTTGGCCTGCGCAACTTGGTTGTAGATCAGCAACATCAACGTAAAGGTTACGCCAAGCAGGCGTTAAACCGGTTATTTCCATACCTATACGGAGCCTATCCCGACTTTGATACTCTGGGGCTGACGGTAAACAAAAAAAACCAAGCTGCTCACGATTTATATCTTAAGGCTGGCTTCAGTGACACCGACACCATCTATCATGGCGGTGATGCCGGTCCACAACATGTATTGCGAAAACCCATCCCTTAG
- the pabB gene encoding aminodeoxychorismate synthase component 1, whose amino-acid sequence MNTNKPETLQLEYHPELATTLFAPISAMPWSMLLSSASADHPDSRFDIIVANPVATLLTKDQQTAYSDGNVTTTSDECPFQLLQQHLDKLVTKYESDERYPFTGGALGYFSYDLGRRVEQIPEIAENDIDTAQMAVGIYQWAVIIDHKEKSATVVGEQVKKHHLWLQAQKQNASAPFTLVSEFCSNMSKQSYKAKFDKIQDYLLSGDCYQINLAQRFSAEYSGSEWDAFMRLQSHNKAPFSAFTRLDDCAILSVSPERFIQLKQGEIETKPIKGTRPRSDNPEQDLANAVELTNTEKDQAENLMIVDLLRNDIGRVAKPGTVQVPKLFDVESFPAVHHLVSTVTAELDKGYSATQLLRACFPGGSITGAPKIRAMEIIEELEPHRRNVYCGSIGYLSSSGRMDTSITIRTLITRKNRIYAWAGGGIVADSQCDAEYQETLDKLSKILPVLENEKL is encoded by the coding sequence ATTAACACGAATAAGCCAGAGACTCTGCAACTTGAGTATCACCCTGAATTAGCAACAACTCTGTTCGCGCCAATATCCGCTATGCCCTGGTCAATGCTGCTTAGCTCTGCGTCTGCAGATCATCCGGACAGCAGATTCGATATTATTGTCGCCAATCCAGTTGCAACTTTGCTGACTAAAGATCAACAAACTGCATATAGTGATGGCAATGTTACGACAACCAGTGACGAATGTCCTTTTCAATTACTGCAACAACACTTAGACAAGCTGGTGACAAAATATGAGTCTGACGAACGCTATCCATTTACCGGCGGCGCCCTTGGCTACTTCAGCTATGATTTAGGGCGACGAGTAGAACAGATACCAGAAATTGCTGAAAACGATATTGATACCGCCCAGATGGCTGTGGGGATCTATCAATGGGCCGTTATCATTGATCACAAAGAGAAAAGCGCAACAGTCGTGGGAGAGCAAGTTAAGAAACACCACCTCTGGCTGCAGGCACAGAAACAAAATGCCTCTGCTCCCTTCACTCTTGTCTCTGAGTTTTGCTCTAATATGTCAAAACAGAGCTACAAGGCTAAGTTTGATAAGATTCAGGACTACCTGTTATCAGGTGACTGTTACCAAATCAATCTGGCGCAACGTTTTTCCGCAGAGTATAGCGGCTCTGAGTGGGATGCATTTATGCGACTTCAATCGCACAATAAAGCGCCTTTTTCCGCCTTTACCCGTCTTGACGATTGCGCCATACTGAGTGTCTCTCCTGAGCGGTTTATCCAGCTTAAACAGGGCGAAATTGAGACAAAACCCATTAAAGGCACCAGACCGAGAAGTGATAATCCTGAGCAAGATTTAGCAAATGCCGTTGAACTGACTAATACTGAAAAAGATCAGGCGGAAAACCTGATGATTGTCGACCTGCTACGTAATGACATCGGCAGAGTGGCAAAACCGGGGACGGTTCAGGTGCCAAAACTGTTTGATGTAGAGAGCTTTCCCGCAGTACACCACCTTGTCAGTACGGTGACTGCCGAGCTGGATAAAGGTTACAGTGCAACGCAACTACTTAGAGCTTGCTTCCCGGGAGGTTCCATTACCGGAGCCCCCAAAATAAGGGCAATGGAAATAATTGAAGAGCTGGAACCTCACCGCAGAAACGTCTATTGCGGCAGTATCGGATACCTGAGTAGCAGTGGCCGCATGGACACCAGTATTACCATCCGCACCCTGATCACACGTAAGAACCGCATCTATGCATGGGCTGGTGGCGGGATTGTCGCTGACAGTCAGTGCGATGCAGAGTATCAGGAGACGCTGGATAAGCTGAGTAAGATACTTCCGGTATTAGAGAACGAAAAATTATGA
- a CDS encoding BCCT family transporter gives MTKGIDKYSIDSTDYTIGQDNVQKWGFDVHNPVFGISAGLIVLFIVASLVSDAESTKSVLDGVKWQIIGAFDSLFIWSANIFVIFCLALIVSPYGKIRLGGEDAEAEYSFKSWIAMLFAAGMGIGLMFWSVAEPIAYFTGWYETPLNVEANSPEAAKLALGATMFHWGLHPWAIYGVVALSLAFFTYNKGLPLSMRSIFYPLLGDRAWGWAGHIVDILAVLATLFGLATSLGLGAQQAASGINHVFGIDGGLGLQIVVITVVTLLAVVSVLRGIDGGVKVISNINMVVAFLLLLLVALIGYAITLGSIPTTLMAYVENIIPLSNPVGREDTAWFQGWTVFYWAWWISWSPFVGMFIARVSRGRTIREFITAVLIVPTLVTLIWMSVFGGMAIDQVINGIGALGQNGLTEVPLAMFEMFEAIPFGTVLSVIAIILVLVFFITSSDSGSLVIDSITAGGKVDAPVLQRVFWAFLEGAVAAVLLWIGGTEAIQALQAGAISTALPFTFVLLAMCLSLLLGLRTEK, from the coding sequence TTGACTAAAGGAATCGATAAATACAGTATCGACAGTACTGACTATACAATTGGTCAGGATAACGTCCAGAAATGGGGGTTTGATGTACATAATCCGGTGTTTGGTATCAGTGCCGGTCTGATAGTTCTCTTTATAGTTGCTTCTCTTGTCAGTGATGCTGAAAGTACAAAGTCTGTGCTTGACGGCGTGAAATGGCAAATCATCGGGGCTTTTGACAGTCTGTTTATCTGGTCAGCAAACATTTTCGTTATCTTCTGCCTGGCTTTGATTGTCTCTCCATATGGAAAGATCAGGCTTGGTGGTGAAGATGCTGAAGCGGAATACTCGTTTAAGTCATGGATAGCCATGCTATTTGCTGCCGGTATGGGTATCGGCCTGATGTTCTGGAGTGTGGCAGAGCCAATCGCTTACTTTACCGGTTGGTATGAAACACCGCTGAATGTGGAAGCAAACTCCCCTGAAGCGGCTAAACTGGCGCTCGGCGCAACCATGTTCCACTGGGGACTGCACCCATGGGCTATCTATGGTGTTGTGGCTCTTTCACTGGCTTTCTTTACCTATAACAAAGGTTTGCCTCTCTCTATGCGCTCTATTTTCTACCCGCTTCTGGGAGACAGAGCATGGGGCTGGGCAGGGCACATTGTTGATATTCTGGCTGTGCTGGCGACTCTGTTTGGTCTGGCAACCTCGCTGGGCTTAGGTGCGCAGCAGGCAGCAAGTGGTATTAACCATGTGTTTGGTATTGACGGCGGGCTTGGCCTGCAAATCGTTGTTATTACCGTAGTTACATTACTGGCGGTTGTTTCGGTGCTGCGTGGCATTGATGGCGGCGTCAAGGTGATCAGTAATATCAATATGGTTGTCGCCTTCCTGCTATTGCTTCTGGTTGCACTGATTGGTTACGCCATTACTCTCGGCTCAATTCCGACTACCTTAATGGCTTATGTAGAAAACATTATTCCGCTCAGTAATCCGGTTGGTCGTGAAGATACGGCATGGTTCCAGGGCTGGACTGTATTCTACTGGGCATGGTGGATTTCATGGTCGCCATTCGTAGGTATGTTTATTGCCCGCGTATCGCGTGGACGTACTATCAGAGAGTTTATTACCGCGGTACTGATTGTACCGACACTGGTGACTCTGATCTGGATGTCTGTATTTGGCGGCATGGCGATTGATCAGGTAATTAATGGCATCGGCGCACTGGGCCAGAACGGCCTGACTGAAGTTCCGTTGGCCATGTTTGAAATGTTTGAAGCGATTCCGTTCGGAACGGTTCTTTCTGTGATTGCCATTATTCTGGTGCTGGTGTTCTTTATTACCTCATCAGATTCCGGTTCGCTGGTTATCGACAGCATTACCGCTGGTGGTAAAGTGGATGCACCTGTTCTGCAACGCGTATTCTGGGCATTTCTCGAAGGTGCGGTTGCTGCGGTTCTGCTCTGGATAGGTGGAACTGAAGCGATACAGGCACTACAGGCGGGCGCAATATCAACCGCCTTACCATTCACTTTTGTCCTGCTGGCAATGTGTCTGAGCCTGCTGCTTGGCCTCAGAACCGAGAAATAG
- the asnS gene encoding asparagine--tRNA ligase, with amino-acid sequence MTYAPVTDVLSGKLAVDSEVTVRGWIRSRRDSKAGISFLAIYDGSCFDPIQAVVPNELNNYQNEVLKLTTGCSVEVTGKIVESPAKGQDFELAATDVKVVGWVEDADTYPMAKTRHSIEYLREVAHLRPRTNVIGAVARVRNCLSQAIHRFYHEQGYFWMSAPLITASDAEGAGEMFRVSTLDLANLPRTEQGDVDFNEDFFGKETFLTVSGQLNAEAYACALSKVYTFGPTFRAENSNTSRHLAEFWMVEPEVAFADLDDVAKLAEDMLKYVFKAVLEERRDDLEFFAQRINKDAISRLESFVDSDFAQVDYTDAIQILLDSGREFEFPVEWGIDMSSEHERYLAEEHFKAPVIVKNYPKDIKAFYMRMNDDGKTVAAMDVLAPGIGEIIGGSQREERLDMLDSRMREMNIDPEHMNWFRDLRRYGTVPHSGFGLGFERLVSYVTGMANVRDVIPFPRTPRSANF; translated from the coding sequence ATGACTTACGCGCCTGTAACAGACGTACTTAGCGGTAAGCTGGCGGTAGACAGTGAAGTAACTGTCCGCGGCTGGATTCGCTCACGTCGTGATTCCAAAGCCGGAATCTCTTTCCTTGCCATATACGACGGCTCTTGTTTCGACCCGATTCAGGCCGTGGTCCCTAATGAACTTAATAATTACCAGAATGAAGTACTAAAGCTCACCACTGGTTGTTCCGTTGAAGTAACAGGTAAGATTGTTGAATCGCCTGCAAAAGGTCAGGATTTTGAACTGGCGGCCACTGACGTTAAAGTTGTCGGCTGGGTTGAAGATGCTGATACTTACCCGATGGCGAAAACCCGTCACTCAATTGAGTACCTTCGTGAAGTTGCTCACCTGCGTCCGCGTACCAATGTAATCGGTGCCGTGGCCCGTGTACGTAACTGTCTGTCTCAGGCAATCCACCGCTTCTATCACGAGCAAGGATATTTCTGGATGTCTGCTCCGCTAATCACTGCGTCTGATGCAGAAGGTGCCGGTGAAATGTTCCGCGTTTCAACGCTGGATCTGGCTAACCTGCCACGCACTGAACAAGGCGATGTTGACTTTAACGAAGATTTCTTCGGTAAAGAGACATTCCTGACAGTATCCGGCCAGCTTAACGCTGAAGCGTATGCTTGTGCACTAAGTAAGGTTTATACCTTCGGTCCTACATTCCGTGCAGAAAACTCAAACACCAGCCGCCATCTTGCCGAGTTCTGGATGGTTGAGCCTGAAGTCGCCTTTGCTGATCTGGATGATGTGGCAAAACTGGCTGAAGATATGCTTAAGTATGTATTTAAAGCGGTTCTGGAAGAGCGTCGCGACGATCTTGAGTTCTTTGCTCAGCGTATTAATAAAGACGCTATCAGCCGTCTTGAGAGCTTCGTAGATTCCGACTTTGCTCAGGTAGACTACACTGACGCAATCCAGATCCTGCTGGATTCTGGCCGTGAGTTTGAGTTCCCTGTTGAATGGGGTATCGATATGTCTTCTGAGCATGAGCGCTATCTTGCTGAAGAGCACTTTAAAGCGCCGGTTATCGTTAAGAACTATCCAAAAGATATCAAAGCATTCTATATGCGTATGAACGACGACGGTAAGACAGTTGCGGCTATGGACGTTCTGGCACCGGGCATTGGTGAAATCATCGGTGGTTCTCAGCGTGAAGAGCGTCTGGATATGCTGGACAGCCGTATGCGTGAGATGAACATCGATCCTGAACATATGAACTGGTTCCGCGATCTACGTCGTTATGGTACTGTTCCTCACTCAGGTTTCGGTCTGGGCTTTGAGCGTCTGGTTTCTTACGTGACAGGTATGGCTAACGTTCGTGACGTTATCCCGTTCCCACGTACACCACGTAGCGCAAACTTCTAA
- a CDS encoding CoA pyrophosphatase, with the protein MNKTALLTRFNLSLPAQYHRKALKRIAGLDPKTARKAAVLIGFVERNDQLMVVLTRRAKHLRHHPGQVSFPGGKLEQSDLSLVHTAIRETEEEIGIYQQQISVIGQLPELMTVSHFMVTPVVAMINPDYQLSIDSNEVDEVFEVPASHLLDTRQLYSQDFQLKNASHRVFAIPYEHHLIWGVTAQIVQALQRQLSWINNISSI; encoded by the coding sequence ATGAATAAAACTGCCCTGCTTACCCGTTTTAATCTCTCCCTTCCTGCCCAGTATCACAGGAAGGCGTTAAAACGTATCGCGGGGTTAGATCCTAAAACAGCCAGAAAAGCAGCGGTACTAATAGGTTTTGTTGAGCGTAACGATCAACTAATGGTTGTACTGACCCGGAGAGCAAAACACTTACGCCATCATCCGGGGCAAGTCAGCTTTCCCGGAGGCAAACTTGAACAGAGTGATTTATCCCTTGTTCATACCGCAATCAGGGAAACAGAAGAAGAGATAGGCATCTATCAGCAGCAGATCTCCGTTATCGGTCAGTTACCTGAACTTATGACCGTCAGTCATTTTATGGTGACGCCAGTAGTGGCGATGATAAATCCGGACTATCAGCTCAGTATAGACAGCAATGAGGTCGATGAAGTTTTCGAGGTTCCTGCAAGCCATTTACTGGATACCCGGCAACTCTATAGTCAGGACTTTCAGTTAAAAAATGCCTCTCATCGTGTTTTTGCTATCCCCTATGAACACCACCTTATCTGGGGAGTTACTGCACAAATTGTTCAGGCACTTCAACGACAACTTTCGTGGATAAATAACATTTCTTCTATATAA
- a CDS encoding 3'-5' exonuclease, whose protein sequence is MNLVKKPQQIDWPEHYRKMAEVAEDERLKHFYQQGVVTEETPLSEVRFVALDFETTGLDPVRDDIISIGLVPFTLNRVFLNEAKHWYVNPNTSLSEDSVVIHGITHSDIVDAPDLKRILQQVLDALAGNIVVVHYRRIEREFFDIALDERIGEGILFPVIDTLDLESTIQAKKTSGIINRLKGAKPGSVRLGSSRKRYGLPNYSPHHALTDSIATAELLQAQIAHHFSPDTPIKQLWK, encoded by the coding sequence CTGAACTTAGTCAAGAAACCACAGCAGATAGACTGGCCTGAGCACTACCGGAAAATGGCGGAAGTCGCAGAGGATGAGCGCCTTAAGCACTTTTATCAGCAAGGAGTAGTAACAGAAGAGACGCCTTTGTCTGAAGTGAGGTTTGTCGCGCTGGACTTTGAAACCACAGGCTTAGACCCGGTACGGGACGATATTATCAGTATAGGCCTTGTCCCTTTTACCCTTAACAGAGTGTTCCTAAACGAAGCAAAACACTGGTACGTTAACCCGAACACCTCACTAAGCGAAGATTCTGTCGTTATCCACGGCATCACCCATAGTGATATTGTTGACGCTCCGGATCTTAAACGTATTCTGCAACAGGTGCTGGATGCGCTGGCGGGTAATATTGTGGTGGTTCATTACCGCAGAATTGAACGCGAGTTTTTTGATATTGCGCTGGATGAACGTATTGGTGAAGGTATTCTGTTTCCGGTTATTGATACCCTGGATCTGGAAAGTACTATTCAGGCAAAGAAAACCAGCGGCATTATTAACCGCTTAAAAGGTGCTAAGCCCGGCTCGGTAAGACTTGGCTCCAGCAGAAAACGCTACGGGCTGCCGAACTACTCTCCTCATCATGCGTTAACGGATTCCATTGCCACTGCTGAGTTATTACAAGCTCAGATAGCCCATCACTTCTCGCCTGATACGCCGATTAAGCAGCTCTGGAAGTAA
- a CDS encoding HD-GYP domain-containing protein — translation MYKAKYQEKNTFLSYVVAAIVYGTYGSRVCPFLDTLTTKEIFLQVSFVFALLFITRLTLAKRGIPDYKGSIAKLDTLLFFSFSLPFSLFYNLVYDFGVDSHFKVVFGMTLFGFLTGTILELLDKERYLQSDKLPVSLSGERRSIIKQMIGLFTTLIVALTVSMVMIEIKDIYWLEHNIDKLADGSGKLSVIKEFIYVSAVLFAYAFYIIRLWTRLLKAVLNSQESALAAVSAGDAQTRVPVFDHDELGSVASLTNSMLDSLEVSHQEVQTTRDVAIVSLAALAESRDNETGAHILRTQQYVKSLAEFMSQKPQHTELLTPAYIDLLYKSAPLHDVGKVGIPDSVLLKPGKLTDEEFETMKGHPQIGADALATAEQQLGSSSFLNVAKEISLTHHEKWDGSGYPNKLSGTDIPLSGRLMALADVYDALISKRVYKPAFSHEKAKAIILEGSGSHFDPEVVEAFVAIEDEFVRIAATFKDNE, via the coding sequence ATGTATAAAGCGAAATATCAGGAAAAAAACACTTTCCTGAGTTATGTAGTGGCCGCAATTGTTTACGGGACATACGGGAGCCGCGTGTGCCCTTTTCTCGACACATTAACTACTAAAGAGATTTTCCTGCAAGTCTCCTTTGTATTTGCATTGCTGTTTATTACCCGTCTTACTTTAGCAAAGAGAGGCATTCCGGATTACAAAGGCAGCATTGCTAAATTAGATACCCTGCTGTTTTTCAGTTTTTCTCTGCCTTTCTCTCTGTTTTATAACCTTGTTTATGATTTCGGTGTCGACAGTCATTTTAAAGTCGTATTCGGCATGACGCTATTTGGCTTCCTGACCGGAACCATTCTGGAGTTGCTGGATAAAGAGCGATATCTGCAAAGCGATAAGCTTCCGGTTAGCCTGTCTGGTGAACGCCGCTCTATTATTAAGCAGATGATTGGCCTGTTCACCACCCTGATTGTCGCCCTGACTGTCTCTATGGTGATGATTGAAATTAAAGATATCTACTGGCTTGAGCATAATATCGATAAACTGGCAGACGGCAGCGGTAAACTGAGTGTCATTAAAGAGTTTATCTATGTGTCAGCGGTTTTGTTCGCTTATGCGTTTTATATCATCCGTCTCTGGACCCGCTTACTTAAAGCGGTATTAAATTCACAAGAGTCAGCTTTAGCGGCAGTTAGCGCAGGAGATGCTCAGACAAGAGTTCCGGTGTTTGATCATGATGAACTGGGTTCCGTTGCCTCACTGACCAACAGTATGCTTGACTCACTGGAAGTTTCTCATCAGGAAGTGCAGACAACGCGGGACGTAGCAATTGTCAGTCTGGCAGCACTGGCGGAGTCAAGAGACAATGAAACCGGTGCTCATATCCTAAGAACCCAGCAGTATGTTAAGTCGCTGGCTGAATTTATGTCGCAAAAGCCCCAGCACACAGAGTTACTTACCCCTGCCTATATCGACTTGCTGTATAAGTCTGCTCCGCTGCACGATGTTGGCAAGGTTGGTATCCCGGATAGCGTGTTACTGAAACCGGGCAAGCTAACAGACGAAGAGTTTGAAACCATGAAGGGACATCCGCAGATAGGTGCTGATGCTCTGGCCACGGCGGAACAGCAGTTGGGCTCCTCTTCTTTTCTTAATGTGGCAAAAGAGATCTCCCTCACTCACCATGAAAAGTGGGATGGTTCCGGTTACCCTAATAAGCTTTCCGGTACCGATATCCCTCTTTCCGGCAGGTTAATGGCACTGGCAGATGTTTATGATGCACTTATCTCCAAACGCGTCTATAAACCGGCATTTAGCCACGAAAAGGCCAAGGCAATCATCCTTGAAGGCTCTGGAAGTCATTTTGACCCTGAAGTGGTAGAAGCCTTTGTCGCTATCGAAGATGAGTTTGTCCGCATCGCTGCTACCTTTAAAGACAACGAATAA
- a CDS encoding amino acid aminotransferase → MFDKVVAAPADPILGLTELFKKDTRAEKINLGVGIYKDEQGTTPVLATVKKAEAALLESEKTKSYLTIEGTAEYGLAVQKLLFGEQSDIVVSKKAKTAQAPGGTGALRVAGEFIKRQLGAPKIWISNPTWANHNGVFTAAGLETVQYGYYNADTKEKDFAAMVADLKKASEGDIVLLHGCCHNPTGIDPTQDEWLELAKLCAEKKLLPLFDFAYQGFAKGVEEDAAGLRTFAKYNKEILVASSFSKNFGLYNERVGAFTLVAESEEVAATAFSQVKAIIRSIYSNPPAHGAAVVTYILNNAELRAEWEQEVAEMRDRIQEMRSLFVETLKANGVTEDFSFIERQNGMFSFSGLTKEQVERLKQEFGIYIVGSGRISVAGMTKANMEPLCKGIAAVL, encoded by the coding sequence ATGTTTGATAAAGTTGTTGCTGCCCCGGCAGACCCTATTCTTGGCCTTACAGAGCTATTTAAAAAAGATACCCGCGCAGAAAAAATCAACCTTGGTGTTGGTATTTATAAAGATGAGCAGGGAACTACCCCGGTACTGGCTACCGTAAAGAAGGCGGAAGCAGCACTGCTTGAATCGGAAAAAACCAAATCTTACCTCACTATTGAAGGTACTGCAGAATATGGTTTAGCGGTACAAAAACTTTTGTTTGGTGAACAATCCGATATCGTTGTCAGCAAAAAAGCCAAAACCGCGCAAGCTCCCGGCGGAACAGGCGCTCTTCGCGTAGCAGGCGAATTTATCAAACGCCAGTTAGGCGCGCCTAAAATCTGGATCAGTAACCCGACATGGGCGAACCATAATGGTGTATTTACTGCTGCCGGATTAGAAACGGTGCAATACGGTTACTACAACGCCGACACCAAAGAGAAAGATTTTGCTGCAATGGTGGCAGATCTGAAAAAAGCCTCTGAAGGTGACATTGTTCTGCTACACGGCTGCTGCCATAACCCGACTGGTATCGACCCGACACAAGATGAGTGGCTTGAGCTGGCCAAACTGTGTGCAGAGAAAAAACTACTGCCGCTGTTTGACTTTGCCTATCAGGGTTTTGCGAAAGGCGTTGAAGAAGATGCGGCTGGCCTGCGTACTTTTGCTAAGTACAACAAAGAGATTCTGGTAGCCAGCTCATTCTCTAAAAACTTCGGTTTGTACAATGAGCGTGTTGGCGCTTTCACTCTGGTTGCTGAATCAGAAGAAGTGGCAGCGACGGCATTTTCTCAGGTTAAAGCCATTATCCGTTCAATCTACTCAAACCCGCCGGCACACGGTGCAGCGGTTGTTACTTATATTCTCAACAATGCTGAACTAAGAGCAGAATGGGAACAGGAAGTAGCAGAGATGCGCGATCGTATTCAGGAGATGCGTTCACTTTTTGTTGAAACACTGAAAGCTAATGGTGTAACAGAAGATTTCAGCTTTATTGAGCGTCAAAATGGCATGTTCTCATTCTCCGGCCTGACGAAAGAGCAGGTGGAGCGTCTGAAGCAGGAGTTCGGCATCTATATCGTTGGTTCCGGTCGTATCAGCGTAGCCGGAATGACAAAAGCGAATATGGAACCTTTATGTAAAGGCATTGCCGCAGTACTATAA